The following coding sequences lie in one Lelliottia jeotgali genomic window:
- a CDS encoding CDP-diacylglycerol--glycerol-3-phosphate 3-phosphatidyltransferase: MRFNIPTLLTLFRVVLIPFFVLAFYMPFTWAPFVCALIFLVAAVTDWFDGYLARRWNQSTRFGAFLDPVADKVMVAIAMVLVAEHYHTWWVTLPAATMIGREIIISALREWMAELGKRSSVAVSWIGKVKTTAQMASLVWMLWRPNAWVEWAGIGLLWVAAVLTLWSMLQYLNASRGDLLDQ, translated from the coding sequence ATGCGATTTAACATCCCTACGTTGCTCACGCTTTTTCGCGTCGTACTTATCCCGTTCTTTGTGTTGGCTTTTTACATGCCGTTCACGTGGGCTCCTTTCGTATGTGCGCTGATCTTCCTTGTGGCCGCAGTGACGGACTGGTTTGATGGCTATCTGGCGCGACGCTGGAATCAGAGCACGCGCTTCGGTGCATTCCTCGATCCTGTTGCCGATAAAGTCATGGTCGCCATTGCGATGGTGCTGGTGGCAGAGCATTACCACACCTGGTGGGTAACGCTGCCGGCGGCAACGATGATTGGCCGAGAAATTATTATCTCTGCGCTGCGAGAGTGGATGGCTGAGTTGGGCAAACGTAGCAGCGTGGCGGTCTCCTGGATTGGTAAAGTGAAAACTACCGCGCAGATGGCCTCTCTTGTGTGGATGCTGTGGCGTCCGAACGCCTGGGTCGAGTGGGCGGGAATTGGCTTGCTGTGGGTCGCTGCGGTGCTGACGCTGTGGTCAATGCTGCAATACCTCAATGCCTCGCGCGGCGATCTGCTTGATCAGTGA
- a CDS encoding RNA polymerase sigma factor for flagellar operon: protein MDKHSLWQRYVPLVRHEALRLQVRLPASVELDDLLQAGGIGLLNAVDRYDALQGTAFTTYAVQRIRGAMLDELRSRDWVPRSVRRNAREVAHAMGQLEQELGRNATETEVAERLGIAVEDYRQMLLDTNNSQLFSYDEWREEHGDSIELVTDENQQENPLHHLLEGNLRSRVMEAIEALPEREQLVLTLYYQEELNLKEIGAVLEVGESRVSQLHSQAIKRLRTKLGKL, encoded by the coding sequence ATGGATAAACACTCGCTGTGGCAGCGTTATGTCCCGCTGGTGCGTCACGAAGCATTGCGCCTCCAGGTGCGATTGCCGGCGAGTGTGGAACTGGACGACCTGCTACAGGCGGGCGGTATCGGGTTATTGAATGCAGTTGACCGATACGACGCTCTGCAAGGAACGGCATTTACGACTTACGCAGTACAGCGTATTCGTGGTGCGATGCTGGACGAACTGCGCAGCCGTGACTGGGTGCCGCGTAGTGTTCGCCGCAATGCCCGCGAAGTGGCGCATGCGATGGGACAGCTCGAACAGGAACTGGGACGCAACGCGACGGAAACTGAAGTGGCGGAGCGTCTTGGCATTGCTGTTGAAGATTATCGCCAGATGTTGCTCGATACCAATAACAGCCAACTCTTCTCTTATGACGAGTGGCGCGAAGAGCATGGCGATAGCATTGAGCTGGTGACTGATGAAAATCAGCAAGAAAACCCGTTACACCATTTACTGGAAGGTAATTTACGCTCTCGCGTAATGGAAGCTATTGAAGCTTTACCGGAACGTGAGCAGTTGGTGTTAACACTCTATTACCAGGAAGAGCTGAATCTTAAGGAGATCGGCGCGGTTCTGGAAGTGGGGGAGTCTCGGGTGAGCCAATTGCATAGTCAGGCCATCAAACGCTTACGGACCAAACTGGGTAAGTTATAG
- a CDS encoding BarA-associated response regulator UvrY — MRAGIRRILEDIKGIKVAGEVCCGEDAVKWCRTHSADVVLMDMNMPGIGGLEATRKIARAYVDTKVIMLTVHTENPLPAKVMQAGAAGYLTKGAAPQEVVNAIRSVFSGQRYIASDIAQQMALSQIEPDKTGSPFASLSERELQIMLMITKGQKVNEISEQLNLSPKTVNSYRYRMFSKLNIHGDVELTHLAIRHGLCNAETLTSQ, encoded by the coding sequence GTGCGCGCAGGGATACGACGCATACTTGAAGATATAAAGGGTATTAAAGTCGCAGGCGAAGTCTGTTGTGGCGAAGATGCCGTAAAATGGTGCCGTACGCACTCAGCCGATGTGGTGCTGATGGATATGAACATGCCCGGCATCGGTGGACTCGAAGCTACGCGCAAAATCGCGCGGGCTTACGTTGATACCAAAGTCATCATGCTAACCGTCCACACGGAAAACCCACTGCCGGCGAAAGTCATGCAGGCGGGGGCCGCAGGCTACCTGACTAAAGGTGCCGCGCCACAGGAAGTGGTTAATGCAATTCGTTCAGTGTTCTCCGGACAACGCTATATCGCGTCGGATATCGCTCAACAGATGGCGTTAAGTCAAATTGAACCGGATAAGACCGGATCGCCGTTTGCCAGTTTGTCTGAGCGTGAATTGCAGATTATGCTGATGATCACCAAAGGCCAAAAGGTGAATGAGATTTCCGAGCAGTTGAATCTCAGCCCGAAAACGGTGAACAGCTATCGTTACCGAATGTTCAGTAAACTGAACATTCATGGCGATGTCGAACTCACTCACCTGGCTATTCGTCATGGTCTGTGCAATGCAGAGACCCTAACAAGTCAGTGA
- a CDS encoding D-cysteine desulfhydrase, with the protein MSLQNLTRFPRLEFIGAPTPLEYLPRFSDYLGRDIFIKRDDVTPMAMGGNKLRKLEFLAADALREGADTLITAGAIQSNHVRQTAAVAAKLGLNCVALLENPIGTRAENYLTNGNRLLLDLFNVQIEMCDALTDPAAQLEELATRVEAQGFRPYVIPVGGSNVLGALGYVESALEIAQQCEGAVSLSSVVVASGSAGTHAGLAVGLEQLMPDVELIGVTVSRSIADQKPKVVTLQQAVAQQLEVQAKSDILLWDDYFAPGYGTPNEEGQEAIKLLARLEGILLDPVYTGKAMAGLIDGITQKRFKDEGAILFVHTGGAPALFAYHPHV; encoded by the coding sequence ATGTCACTGCAAAATTTAACGCGTTTTCCGCGCCTCGAGTTTATCGGCGCGCCAACGCCACTGGAATATTTACCGCGTTTTTCTGACTATTTAGGACGCGACATTTTTATCAAGCGTGACGATGTGACCCCAATGGCGATGGGCGGGAACAAGCTGCGTAAGCTGGAGTTTCTGGCAGCCGACGCTCTGCGCGAAGGCGCGGATACCCTGATCACCGCCGGTGCGATTCAGTCAAACCACGTGCGCCAGACGGCGGCGGTGGCCGCGAAGCTCGGGCTGAACTGCGTGGCGTTGCTGGAAAACCCAATTGGCACGCGCGCGGAAAACTATCTGACTAATGGCAACCGTCTGCTTCTGGACTTGTTTAACGTGCAGATTGAAATGTGTGATGCGCTGACCGATCCGGCGGCACAGCTGGAAGAGCTGGCAACGCGCGTTGAAGCGCAGGGCTTTCGTCCGTACGTGATTCCGGTCGGCGGCTCAAACGTGCTGGGCGCGCTGGGCTATGTAGAGAGCGCGCTGGAAATCGCCCAGCAGTGCGAAGGGGCGGTGAGCTTGTCTTCGGTGGTAGTGGCATCCGGCAGCGCCGGGACGCACGCCGGGCTGGCGGTAGGGCTGGAACAGCTGATGCCGGACGTCGAGCTGATTGGCGTCACCGTATCGCGCAGCATTGCCGATCAGAAGCCAAAGGTTGTGACCTTACAGCAGGCGGTTGCACAGCAGCTGGAAGTGCAGGCGAAGTCGGATATTCTGCTGTGGGATGACTATTTCGCCCCAGGCTACGGTACGCCGAACGAAGAAGGGCAGGAGGCGATCAAACTGCTGGCGCGTCTGGAAGGCATTCTGCTCGATCCGGTTTACACCGGTAAAGCGATGGCGGGGCTGATTGACGGTATTACCCAGAAACGCTTTAAGGATGAAGGGGCGATTCTGTTTGTCCACACCGGCGGAGCGCCAGCGTTGTTTGCCTATCATCCTCACGTCTGA
- a CDS encoding Flagellar biosynthesis protein FliZ: MTVQQSKRRPLSRYLKDFKHSQTHCAHCNKLLDRITLVRRGEIVNKIAISRLDTLMDESAWQVEQQEWVALCRFCGDLHCKEQSDFFDIIGFKQFLFEQTEMSHGTVREYVVRLRRLGQHLTMQNISRDLLKTGYLDENLEPWLPATSTNNYRIALRKYAQYKAQMPGVMKQKVYAGTTSDIY; encoded by the coding sequence ATGACGGTGCAGCAATCTAAAAGACGGCCTTTAAGCCGCTACCTAAAAGACTTTAAACACAGTCAGACGCATTGCGCCCATTGCAATAAGTTACTTGACCGTATCACGCTGGTTCGTCGTGGCGAAATCGTGAATAAGATCGCGATTTCTCGTCTCGACACCCTGATGGATGAATCCGCCTGGCAGGTGGAGCAGCAAGAGTGGGTGGCCCTGTGCCGGTTCTGTGGCGATCTGCATTGCAAAGAGCAAAGCGACTTTTTCGACATCATCGGCTTTAAACAATTCCTGTTTGAGCAAACAGAAATGAGTCACGGGACCGTGCGCGAATATGTGGTTCGTCTGCGTCGCCTGGGCCAGCATCTGACTATGCAAAACATCTCCCGCGATCTGCTGAAAACCGGTTATCTGGATGAAAATCTGGAACCCTGGTTGCCCGCCACCAGCACCAACAACTATCGCATCGCCCTGCGTAAGTACGCGCAATATAAAGCGCAAATGCCGGGCGTGATGAAGCAGAAAGTCTACGCCGGGACAACTTCTGATATATATTAA
- a CDS encoding Excinuclease ABC subunit C, producing the protein MFDSKSFLKTVTSQPGVYRMYDAGGTVIYVGKAKDLKKRLSSYFRNNLASRKTEALVAQIQQIDVTVTHTETEALLLEHNYIKLYQPRYNVLLRDDKSYPFIFLSGDTHPRLAMHRGAKHAKGEYFGPFPNGYAVRETLALLQKIFPVRQCENSVYRNRSRPCLQYQIGRCLGPCVEGLVSEEDYAQQVDYVRLFLAGKDDQVLTQLIARMEKASHALAFEEAARIRDQIQAVRRVTEKQFVSNNGDDLDVIGVSFDAGLACVHVLFIRQGKVLGSRSYFPKVPGGTELGEVVETFVGQFYLQGSQMRTLPAEILLDFNLNDKTLLADSLSELAGRRVNVQTKPRGDRARYLKLARTNAATALTTKLSQQSTIHQRLTALATVLKLPEVKRMECFDISHTMGEQTVASCVVFDANGPVRAEYRRYNITGITPGDDYAAMNQVLRRRYGKAIEETKIPDVIVIDGGKGQLGQAKAVFAELDVPWDKHHPLLLGVAKGTDRKAGLETLFLEPEGEGFSLPPDSPALHVIQHIRDDSHDHAIGGHRKKRAKVKNTSTLETIEGVGPKRRQMLLKYMGGLQGLLNASAEEIAKVPGISQGLAEKIYYSLKH; encoded by the coding sequence GTGTTCGATTCAAAATCTTTTCTGAAAACCGTGACCAGCCAGCCTGGCGTCTATCGGATGTATGACGCGGGCGGCACGGTTATCTATGTAGGCAAAGCGAAAGACCTGAAAAAGCGTCTTTCCAGCTATTTCCGCAATAATCTGGCCTCCCGCAAAACTGAAGCTCTGGTGGCGCAGATCCAGCAGATAGACGTGACCGTAACTCATACGGAAACCGAAGCGCTGTTGCTGGAACATAACTACATCAAACTCTATCAGCCGCGTTATAACGTCTTGTTGCGCGATGATAAATCCTATCCTTTCATTTTTCTCAGCGGTGATACTCACCCGCGTCTGGCGATGCACCGTGGAGCGAAACACGCGAAAGGCGAGTATTTCGGCCCGTTCCCGAACGGTTATGCCGTGCGTGAAACGCTGGCATTGCTGCAAAAAATCTTCCCGGTTCGCCAGTGCGAAAACAGCGTTTATCGCAACCGCTCGCGTCCCTGCCTGCAATATCAGATTGGGCGCTGTCTCGGCCCGTGCGTGGAAGGGCTGGTCAGCGAAGAAGACTACGCGCAGCAGGTCGATTACGTGCGTTTGTTCCTTGCGGGTAAAGACGATCAGGTGCTGACGCAGCTGATTGCGCGGATGGAAAAAGCCAGCCACGCGTTAGCGTTTGAAGAGGCAGCGCGTATTCGCGATCAAATTCAGGCGGTGCGACGCGTCACTGAGAAGCAATTTGTGTCGAACAATGGCGACGACCTGGATGTGATTGGCGTCTCCTTCGACGCCGGGCTGGCATGCGTTCACGTTCTGTTTATCCGTCAGGGTAAAGTGCTGGGCAGCCGCAGCTATTTCCCAAAAGTACCGGGTGGCACCGAACTGGGCGAAGTTGTCGAGACCTTTGTCGGTCAGTTCTATTTGCAGGGCAGCCAGATGCGCACGTTGCCAGCGGAAATCCTGCTCGACTTTAATCTTAATGATAAAACCCTGCTGGCAGATTCCCTGTCCGAACTGGCTGGGCGACGCGTTAATGTTCAGACCAAACCACGCGGTGACCGCGCCCGCTATTTGAAGCTGGCGCGTACCAACGCTGCGACGGCGCTGACGACCAAACTTTCCCAGCAATCTACCATTCATCAGCGTCTCACGGCTCTGGCGACGGTGCTGAAACTCCCTGAAGTGAAGCGGATGGAGTGTTTCGACATCAGTCATACGATGGGTGAGCAAACGGTCGCCTCCTGCGTGGTGTTTGATGCGAATGGGCCAGTGCGCGCCGAATATCGTCGCTACAATATTACCGGTATTACGCCGGGCGATGATTATGCCGCGATGAACCAGGTTCTGCGTCGTCGCTACGGCAAGGCGATTGAAGAGACGAAAATCCCGGATGTTATCGTGATCGATGGCGGGAAAGGGCAGCTAGGTCAGGCGAAAGCGGTTTTTGCCGAGCTGGATGTACCGTGGGATAAACATCATCCGTTACTGCTCGGTGTCGCCAAAGGAACCGATCGCAAAGCCGGTCTGGAAACGCTGTTCCTTGAGCCCGAAGGTGAGGGATTCAGTTTGCCGCCGGATTCGCCTGCACTGCATGTGATTCAGCATATTCGCGATGACTCGCACGATCACGCTATTGGCGGGCATCGCAAAAAACGGGCAAAAGTGAAAAATACCAGTACGCTGGAGACGATCGAGGGCGTCGGGCCAAAACGTCGTCAGATGTTGTTGAAGTACATGGGTGGATTGCAAGGATTACTCAACGCCAGTGCAGAGGAAATTGCAAAAGTGCCGGGTATTTCGCAAGGGCTGGCAGAAAAGATCTACTACTCGTTGAAACATTGA
- a CDS encoding Cystine ABC transporter, permease protein, giving the protein MFFGLVLGFILALMRMSPILPVRWLARFYISIFRGTPLIAQLFMIYYGLPQFGIELDPIPAAMIGLSLNTAAYTSETLRAAISSIDKGQWEAAASIGMTPWQTLRRAILPQAARVALPPLSNSFISLVKDTSLAATIQVPELFRQAQLITSRTLEVFTMYLAASLIYWVMATVLSALQNYFENQLNRQERDPK; this is encoded by the coding sequence ATGTTCTTTGGCCTGGTGCTGGGCTTTATCCTGGCATTGATGCGCATGTCGCCGATCCTGCCGGTACGCTGGCTGGCGCGGTTTTACATCTCAATATTTCGCGGTACGCCACTGATCGCTCAGCTGTTTATGATCTACTACGGCCTGCCGCAGTTTGGTATCGAGCTGGACCCGATCCCGGCGGCAATGATTGGCCTGTCGCTGAATACCGCTGCGTACACCTCTGAAACGCTGCGAGCGGCGATTTCCTCTATCGATAAAGGCCAATGGGAAGCGGCGGCCAGTATCGGCATGACGCCGTGGCAAACGCTGCGTCGGGCCATTCTGCCGCAGGCGGCACGTGTGGCGCTCCCGCCGCTCAGCAACAGCTTTATCAGCCTGGTGAAAGACACGTCACTGGCGGCGACGATCCAGGTGCCGGAACTGTTCCGTCAGGCGCAGCTCATCACCTCGCGCACGCTGGAAGTTTTCACCATGTATCTGGCAGCTTCGCTAATTTATTGGGTCATGGCGACAGTGCTTTCGGCACTGCAAAACTATTTTGAGAACCAGCTTAACCGCCAGGAGCGAGATCCGAAATGA
- a CDS encoding N-3-oxohexanoyl-L-homoserine lactone quorum-sensing transcriptional activator, whose amino-acid sequence MRDTDFFTWRRNCFLRFQEMGTVDEVYNELQQQTQALEFDYYSLCVRHPVPFTRPKISVHSSYPPEWMSQYQSENYFAIDPVLKRENFIQGHLPWTDDLFSEAQPLWDGARDHGIRKGITQCLMLPNHALGFLSVSRTSQFGKMMDSEEIELRLQMLVQMALTALLRFEHEMVMPPEMKFSKREKEILKWTAEGKTSAEIAIILSISENTVNFHQKNMQKKFNAPNKTQIACYAAATGFI is encoded by the coding sequence ATGAGGGATACAGACTTTTTCACATGGCGACGGAATTGCTTCCTGCGATTCCAGGAAATGGGCACGGTTGACGAGGTTTATAACGAACTTCAGCAACAAACACAGGCACTCGAATTCGATTATTACTCACTCTGTGTTCGTCACCCGGTTCCGTTTACGCGGCCTAAAATTTCGGTTCATTCAAGCTATCCGCCTGAATGGATGTCGCAATATCAGTCAGAAAACTATTTCGCTATTGATCCGGTATTAAAGCGAGAGAATTTCATTCAGGGACACCTTCCCTGGACGGATGACTTATTCTCTGAAGCGCAACCATTATGGGATGGGGCTCGCGACCACGGTATCCGCAAGGGGATTACCCAATGCTTAATGCTGCCTAATCACGCGTTAGGCTTTCTGTCCGTTTCCCGAACCAGTCAGTTTGGCAAAATGATGGACAGCGAAGAAATAGAGTTGCGTCTGCAAATGTTAGTGCAAATGGCGCTGACGGCGTTGCTGCGCTTTGAACATGAAATGGTGATGCCACCTGAGATGAAATTCAGCAAGCGTGAGAAGGAAATTCTGAAGTGGACGGCGGAAGGAAAAACGTCGGCTGAAATCGCCATTATTCTGTCAATTTCAGAGAATACAGTTAACTTCCATCAGAAGAATATGCAGAAGAAATTTAACGCGCCGAATAAGACGCAAATTGCCTGTTATGCGGCGGCAACAGGATTCATCTGA
- a CDS encoding Flagellar biosynthesis protein FliC, whose amino-acid sequence MAQVINTNSLSLITQNNINKNQSALSSSIERLSSGLRINSAKDDAAGQAIANRFTSNIKGLTQAARNANDGISLAQTTEGALSEINNNLQRVRELTVQATTGTNSDSDLSSIQDEIKSRLDEIDRVSGQTQFNGVNVLAKDGSMKIQVGANDGQTISIDLQKIDSSTLGLTGFSVDGNSLNVGNAITSVPQTTGAPKDVSFAVGTAATLGTTDTTGLSVHNVLDKDGAATGNYVVKSGDNYYAATLNQGTGVVSINTSDVTYTTKDGATATKTGVAVKVANDPATGEAAGFVTVDGKNYKAGTNGTDILATTDIDTTIVMATATEFAGASSADPLAMLDKAIASVDKFRSSLGAVQNRLSSAVTNLNNTTTNLSEAQSRIQDADYATEVSNMSKAQIIQQAGNSVLSKANQVPQQVLSLLQG is encoded by the coding sequence ATGGCACAAGTCATTAATACCAACAGCCTCTCGCTGATCACTCAGAACAACATCAACAAGAACCAGTCTGCTCTGTCTTCTTCTATCGAGCGTCTGTCTTCTGGTCTGCGCATCAACAGCGCAAAAGATGACGCAGCGGGCCAGGCGATTGCTAACCGCTTCACCTCTAACATCAAAGGTCTGACTCAGGCTGCACGTAACGCAAACGACGGTATCTCTCTGGCGCAGACCACTGAAGGCGCACTGTCTGAAATCAACAACAACTTGCAGCGTGTTCGTGAACTGACTGTTCAGGCAACTACCGGTACTAACTCCGATTCTGACCTGTCTTCAATCCAGGACGAAATCAAATCACGTCTGGACGAAATCGACCGCGTATCCGGTCAGACTCAGTTCAACGGCGTGAATGTTCTGGCCAAAGACGGTTCCATGAAGATCCAAGTAGGTGCGAACGATGGCCAGACTATCTCTATCGACCTGCAGAAAATTGATTCTTCTACTTTGGGGCTGACTGGCTTCTCTGTAGATGGTAACTCCTTAAATGTAGGCAATGCCATCACTAGTGTGCCGCAGACCACTGGTGCGCCAAAAGATGTTTCGTTTGCTGTAGGTACTGCTGCTACACTCGGAACCACTGATACCACTGGTTTAAGTGTACATAACGTTCTGGATAAAGATGGTGCGGCAACCGGTAATTATGTTGTTAAATCAGGCGATAATTACTATGCAGCTACTTTAAATCAGGGCACTGGTGTAGTATCAATTAATACTTCAGATGTCACCTATACAACTAAAGATGGTGCGACTGCTACTAAAACAGGTGTAGCTGTTAAGGTTGCAAATGATCCAGCCACAGGCGAAGCTGCTGGTTTTGTCACTGTAGATGGTAAAAACTACAAAGCTGGAACAAATGGTACGGATATTTTAGCTACAACTGATATTGATACCACTATCGTCATGGCGACTGCTACAGAATTTGCAGGTGCTTCATCTGCAGATCCACTGGCAATGCTGGATAAAGCTATCGCTTCTGTTGACAAATTCCGTTCTTCCCTGGGTGCGGTACAGAACCGTCTGAGCTCAGCGGTAACTAACCTGAACAACACCACCACCAACCTGTCTGAAGCGCAGTCCCGTATTCAGGACGCCGACTATGCGACCGAAGTGTCAAATATGTCTAAAGCGCAGATCATCCAGCAGGCGGGTAACTCCGTGTTGTCTAAAGCTAACCAGGTTCCTCAGCAGGTTCTGTCTCTGCTGCAGGGCTAA
- a CDS encoding Cystine ABC transporter, ATP-binding protein: MSAIDVKNLVKKFHGQTVLHGIDLEVQEGEVVAIIGPSGSGKTTLLRSINLLEQPEGGTIRVGDITIDTGKSLGQQKGLIRRLRQHVGFVFQSFNLFPHRTVLENIIEGPVIVKGEPKEEAIARARELLAKVGLSGKETSYPRRLSGGQQQRVAIARALAMRPDVILFDEPTSALDPELVGEVLNTIRQLAQEKRTLVIVTHEMSFARDVADRAIFMDQGRIVEQGPAKELFTNPQLPRTRQFLEKFLTR; encoded by the coding sequence ATGAGTGCTATCGACGTCAAAAACCTGGTCAAAAAATTCCACGGGCAAACCGTGTTGCATGGTATTGATCTGGAAGTGCAAGAGGGCGAGGTGGTGGCGATTATCGGCCCAAGCGGTTCCGGTAAAACCACCCTACTGCGCAGCATTAATTTGCTGGAGCAGCCAGAAGGGGGAACCATTCGCGTCGGGGATATCACCATCGATACCGGAAAGTCCCTCGGGCAGCAAAAGGGGCTGATACGCCGCCTGCGCCAGCATGTGGGCTTTGTCTTTCAGAGCTTCAATCTGTTCCCGCATCGTACGGTGCTGGAGAACATTATTGAGGGGCCGGTCATTGTAAAAGGTGAGCCGAAAGAGGAAGCGATCGCGCGTGCGCGGGAACTGCTGGCGAAAGTTGGGCTATCGGGGAAAGAGACCAGCTATCCACGTCGTCTCTCAGGCGGACAGCAGCAGCGCGTAGCCATTGCGCGTGCGCTGGCGATGCGCCCGGATGTTATCTTGTTCGATGAACCGACGTCAGCACTGGACCCGGAACTGGTTGGCGAAGTGCTGAACACTATTCGCCAGCTGGCGCAGGAAAAACGCACCCTGGTTATCGTTACTCACGAGATGAGCTTTGCCAGAGATGTTGCCGACAGGGCGATTTTCATGGATCAGGGGCGCATTGTGGAGCAAGGTCCGGCAAAAGAATTGTTTACTAATCCGCAATTACCTCGCACACGTCAGTTCCTTGAAAAGTTCCTGACACGGTAG
- a CDS encoding Cystine ABC transporter, periplasmic cystine-binding protein FliY, whose translation MKLALLGRQALMGVMAVALVAGMSAKTFAAENLLNKVKERGTLLVGLEGTYPPFSFQGDDGKLTGFEVEFAQELAKHLGVKAELKPTKWDGMLASLDSKRIDVVINQVTISDERKKKYDFSTPYTVSGIQALVKKGNEGTIKSAADLKGKKVGVGLGTNYEEWLRQNVQGVDIRTYDDDPTKYQDLRVGRIDAILVDRLAALDLVKKTKDTLAVAGDAFSRQEAGVAIRKDNQDLVKAVDGAIADMQKDGSLKALSEKWFGADVTK comes from the coding sequence ATGAAATTAGCACTTCTGGGTCGTCAGGCGCTGATGGGCGTCATGGCTGTTGCACTGGTCGCAGGGATGAGCGCGAAAACCTTCGCCGCTGAAAATCTGCTGAATAAAGTGAAAGAACGCGGCACGCTGCTGGTTGGGCTGGAAGGTACTTATCCGCCATTCAGTTTTCAGGGCGATGACGGCAAGCTGACCGGTTTTGAAGTTGAGTTTGCTCAAGAGTTGGCAAAACATCTGGGCGTCAAAGCCGAGCTTAAACCGACCAAATGGGACGGGATGCTGGCGTCACTGGATTCCAAACGCATCGACGTGGTGATCAATCAGGTGACCATCTCTGATGAGCGTAAGAAGAAATATGATTTCTCTACGCCGTACACAGTTTCCGGTATTCAGGCGCTGGTGAAGAAAGGCAACGAAGGCACGATTAAATCGGCCGCCGATCTGAAAGGCAAAAAAGTGGGCGTCGGTCTGGGCACTAACTATGAAGAGTGGCTGCGCCAGAACGTTCAGGGTGTCGACATCCGTACGTACGATGATGACCCGACTAAATATCAGGATCTGCGCGTTGGCCGTATCGATGCCATCCTGGTTGATCGCCTGGCAGCGCTGGATCTGGTGAAGAAAACCAAAGATACGCTGGCGGTCGCGGGTGATGCGTTCTCCCGTCAGGAAGCCGGTGTCGCTATCCGCAAAGATAACCAGGACCTGGTTAAAGCCGTGGACGGTGCAATCGCTGATATGCAGAAAGACGGTAGCCTGAAAGCGCTCTCCGAGAAGTGGTTCGGGGCAGACGTGACGAAGTAA